The stretch of DNA GTCCAAGGGGGGGGAGTTGCAACCGTTACGATGCCCCTTACGCCTGTATCGACAACAACAACCGGCACGCTGGATATAACATCCAACCCGACCGGGGCGAACGTTTACATCAACAATGAATACAGGGGAATCGCTCCTCTCTCCCTGACTCTTGATACCGGCGAATACAGCGTGAAGTTCTCGCTCACCGGGTACACCGACTCCACGGTGACTGCCACGGTCAATGCCGGTGCAACCTCGACTGTCCAGGGATCGCTTGTGCCGGTATCTTCGCCGACCCAGACTGGAGTTGGCATATTCTCGATAATTGCAGCCGGAATAATCGGCGCTGCAGCTTTTTCACTTATTGCAAGAAGGCAGTGACCCGGATCAAATCCGGCACACTTTTTTTATCTTCAAACCAGAGATTTTACCAGATGAAATTCACCGTTGTCTCCCCGGAGATCTACACCTACGGGGCCATGCTTATCGGCGGCGTCCTGAGGGACGAGGGATACAATGTCAGCCTGAGCACGAAGCTGAGCGTAAAGCCAAAAGAGACACTGATGCTCAGCCTTTTTTCCACCCAGCATCTCCTCTCGGACGAGATCAAAAAGCTGGTAAAGGATCACAGGTCAAAGGGTGGAAAGGTGTACGTCGGAGGCCCGGTTTCCGCGTACTTCGAGATGGTTCTGGGGGAACTGGAACCGGACTGCGTATGTGTAGGAGAGGGGGAGGAGACGGTAAAAAAACTTGCAGGAGACGGTGTTTCCAACGACTTCCCGGGTCTTGCATTCTATGACGATGGCAGTGAGATCGTATTTACCGGAAAGGCCGAAAGAGTCGATGTAAATAAGAGACCCCTCCCGCTGATACCTCCCGACATCGGGTCGCAGGATATCAGGGGTGCATCGGCATATATAGAGACACACAGGGGCTGTACCGGAGGATGTACGTTCTGTCAGGTCCCCCGTTACTTTGGCAGGGACATCCAGAGCAGGAGCGTAGAGGATATCCTCAAAGAGGTCAGGGAGTTCAAAAAGAGAGGAGCGAAGAGGCTCTCGGTTTCCGGCGGAACGGGATCGCTGTTCCAGTATAAAAACGGAGAGATCAACGAGGAGAAGTTCATCGAACTGATGAAGGGAATGGCGGAGATTATGGGCCCTAAGAATATTTCGTCGCCGGATATACGGGTGGACTGCATATCCGACAATATCCTTGAAGCTATTCGTAACTACACGATAGGCTGGATCTTCTTCGGCCTCGAATCGGGAAGCGACAGGGTCCTGAAGAAGATGGGAAAAGGGGCGACTGCAAATCAGGCTGCTGAGGCAGTAGCCGCATGCCACGAGCATGGGCTGAAGGCGGCAGGCAGTTTCATCGTCGGTTATCCCGGTGAAACGGAGGAGGACTACGAGATGACGAAGGACTTTATCACTATGAACCAGTTGGATGATGTCTTCATCTCGATAGCAGAACCGATCCCAAAGACTCCTCTTGCAGACCTTGTTCTACGGACTCCCGACGAAGAGAACCCTGTCTTTGTCCCTCACACCGACGAGTACAAGGCCTTAAAGATCACCGAGGCCGAGGCGAGATCGTTCGACCTGATGATGCATGCCGATCTCTTCAGGACGAACATGAGGCCTGTTACAAACGACATCTTCGATATCTATCTTAAAAATGTCAGGAAGGACGGAGACGATATCAGGCGGGCAACCGC from Methanolacinia petrolearia DSM 11571 encodes:
- a CDS encoding methyl-coenzyme M reductase glutamine C-methyltransferase, which encodes MKFTVVSPEIYTYGAMLIGGVLRDEGYNVSLSTKLSVKPKETLMLSLFSTQHLLSDEIKKLVKDHRSKGGKVYVGGPVSAYFEMVLGELEPDCVCVGEGEETVKKLAGDGVSNDFPGLAFYDDGSEIVFTGKAERVDVNKRPLPLIPPDIGSQDIRGASAYIETHRGCTGGCTFCQVPRYFGRDIQSRSVEDILKEVREFKKRGAKRLSVSGGTGSLFQYKNGEINEEKFIELMKGMAEIMGPKNISSPDIRVDCISDNILEAIRNYTIGWIFFGLESGSDRVLKKMGKGATANQAAEAVAACHEHGLKAAGSFIVGYPGETEEDYEMTKDFITMNQLDDVFISIAEPIPKTPLADLVLRTPDEENPVFVPHTDEYKALKITEAEARSFDLMMHADLFRTNMRPVTNDIFDIYLKNVRKDGDDIRRATAVLRKYYGE